In the Armatimonadia bacterium genome, CGCGACCGTGCCCTGTGCCAGCCCTGCGGGGTCACTGGTCGCCAAATCGGGGATCGCTGGATGAAATCACCCTTCGGCGCCTTCGTGATGATCCTGCACGGCCATATCCCCTATGTTCTCGGACACGGGACCTGGCCCCATGGCAGCAACATGATCTATGAGGCCGCGGCGGAGACCTACATCCCCTTGCTCTGGGCGCTGGAGGAGTTGGTGCATGAGGGCATCTCGCCCAACATCACCATCAGCCTGAGCCCGATCACGGTGGAGCAGCTTGCCGATGAGCGGTTCAAGATGTGGTTCGAGGCCTACCTGACGGACAAGCAGAAGACCGCCCAGAGGGACGCGGCGGAGTTTCAGGCTCGTGGCGACGGACACCTGGCCTTCCTCGCCGGGCAGTGGGAAGGGCGCTATCGGTCCGTGTGCGAGGCCTTCATCGACGGCTACGACAGGGACCTGGTGGCAGCCTTCCGGCGACTGCAGGATGGCGGGCACATCGAGGTCATGACCTGTGCCGCCACTCACGGCTATCTGCCCTTGCTCCACGAGGACGCCAGCATCCAGGCGCAGATCCTGCAGTCGGTGCAGACCTACGAGCAGCACTTCGGCCGACGACCGCGTGGCATCTGGCTACCGGAGTGCGCCTATCGACCGCGCTGCCGCTGGGCGCCGCCGCCGGAGATCGGCTACCCGGAGACGCCCTATCCGCGTAAGGGCATCGAGGAGTTCCTGGGCGAGAACGGCTTCGACTACTTCGTCGTCGACACTCACATGCTCGGCGGCGGGAATCCGCTGCCTGTGAGTGTGAGCCGCGAGGACACACTCGGGAAGGCTTGGGGCCACATCCGGCACGTCCGTGAGGCCTCGCCCTACTACGGCGCGAAGACCCCTTACCGTCCGTACTTCGTGGGCGACCGCTTTGAAGACCATCCGCCGGTCGCAATCCTGGTGCGCGACCCGGACACGAGTCAGCAGGTGTGGAGTGGCTGGCGGGGCTATCCGGGCGACTACTGCTACCTGGAGTTCCACAAGAAGCACATGCCCGGCGACTTGCGCTACTGGCGAGTGACGGACGACCTCAACGACCTCTCCAGCAAGGCGCCCTACGAGCCCCAGCTTGCCAACGACCGCCTCCAGGAGCATGCCGGGCACTTCCTGTCGCTGGTGAAGGAGAAGCTGCGAAACGCGCCCTGGGAAGGCGGCATGCCGCTGGTCTGCGCGCCCTTCGATGCGGAGCTGTTCGGGCACTGGTGGTTCGAGGGTCCACGCTGGATGAGCAAGATGCTGCGGTGGATGAACCAGGACCCGGAGATCAGTGTGATGACCGCGTCGGCCTACCTGGCGGCTCACTCACCGGACCGGGCGACCGCACTTCCCGAGGGTTCCTGGGGTGCCGGTGGTGGGCATTACGTGTGGATGAACAACGAGACCGCCTGGACCTGGCACCGCGTGTACGATGCAGAGAAGGACTTCCGCGCCCTGGTGCGGGAGCATGGTCGGGGACACGACGAAGTGATGCAGCGGCTAGTCCGTCAGGCGGCCAGGGAGCTGCTGCTCCTCCAGGCCTCAGACTGGCAGTTCCTGATCACCACCTGGTCGGCTCGCGACTACGCCGAGGCGCGGCTGAACTCCCACTACAACGACTTCAAGAGCCTGATGCGGGTGGCCCGGGACTATGCCGCCGGTCGGGTCGTCTCTGACGCTTCCTGGGCAGCCGTCGGTCGAATCAGCGACCGCGACCGTCCCTTTGCCAAGATCGATCCTACCTGGTGGGGTCGCGTCAAGCGCCCCGCTATCGGCTAACCCACCAGGTCTTCAGCACGCAGCGAGCATCGCAAGAAAAAACGGCCACCACTGCTGAAGTGGTGGCCGTGTTCGTTACTGGGTCTTGGCGGGCGGGAAGTTTGGCGGCATCCACGCCGGCAGATCGGCTATCGATTGCCGTGCCTTCTCCGACGTCGGCACGCCCCAGGTCTGGAAGAAGGGCCCCAGGTTCTTGCCGACCTGTCGCGAGAACCGCACCATCCACTGGTCGCGCTTCTCGTCATCGTTCTTGGGCAACTCCGCCGCCGGAGCCTTGCGGTACTGGTTGATGACCACGCGGAAGGGGTCCCAGCCGAAGCCCTCCTGAAGCTGTGCGTACATGCGCAGCGCGAGGAAGGGGTCGCTCTTCCACTTGTCAAAGGGTGCGCCCGCCGCAAGATAGTCGGCGACCTTCTTGTCCATCTTGTCCGCCGACACACGGCCGGTGACGACCGGCTGCCCGCAGACCTTGTCGAAGACGTACATCGTGAAGAGGTTGACGGTCACCTCACCGGTACCGCCGAAGGTGTAGTTCCCCGACTGGTGATTGTGGCCCAACTCGTGGAACAGGCCCCAGTCACCGGCCTTGATCTTGTCATAGCTGACCATGCGCGCAGGCGCGTCGAGCCAGGTCATGATGGGGTAGCCGGAGTGCATGTAACCGGCGCTGATCTGCTCGTCGGAGCAGATACGCTCGGGACGCTTGCGCTCGTGAGGGATGCCCGCGAAGTCGGCCTCGGTGTCCAGCACCTGATCCCACAGGCGCATGAGCTGCTCCGGGTCGTCAAGGGTGCGCACATGCTCCGCGGGGACGGTGAGGATGACCTTGCTCGAGGCCAGTTCGGCCCAGGGCCCCGGGGCCTGACGGATCGTGCTGCGCCACTGGTCGAGACTGGTCTTGCCCAGCTCATAGAGGGGAGCTTCGACCGCACCGGACACGCCAACCGAGAGGGAGCCCAGCTTGCAGTTCTCGGGGACCTCGACATAGACCAGTCCGCCGAAGGGGCTGGCCACGGTCGTCTCTGCGCTGGACAGTTTCCAGGAGCGGCTGATTTCGGGGAAGCGCTTCCAACTGTCCAGTCCCCAGAGCTTGTCGGTGTGAGAGCCGATCCTCACGCTCAGCCCCTTCCCCACCGCAGCGGCAGGAAGAGTGACGGTCACGGACTCACCGGGAGCTGCGTAGAGGCCGAGACTGTGCCAGGCAGGAACGGCGGTATCGAGGCTGACCTGTCGGCTGACCCGCGGGGCATCGGCAGGAACCGAACCAGGGAAGCTCGCCGCCGAGGGATAGGCTTTCACCTGCGGTACCGGCACGTTGCGCATCTGAGAGAAGTCGCGGATGATGGAGAGGCGGGCGAAGGGCTGCTTGACGGTCACCGGCGCCTTGTCCGTTGGGAGGGCCTGCTCGCCGCGCTCCGCGATGAGTGAGTTCAGTCGCGGGTTGATGAACTGGTCGTCGGGCGGCAGAGCACGCAGCGCCAGGGACAGAGTCGACCCGATCTGGGCGTTCTCGGCCTCGGGGATCTCGGTGCCCTGCGCCAGTCGGCTAAGGGCCACGGAGGACTGGGTGAGTTCCAGCTCGGCGGGTGCGGTGAGGTAGCCCTTGGGGTCGGTCTCATCGACCATGGCATCGGCCCAGGTGATCCCCATCGGTGCGCAGATGCGGTTGCCGCCCATCTCGGTTCGCACGTCGCGACCCGGGTTGAGCTGCTGCCAACCCCAGGAGCAGGCATGAAGGAACAGGCCGCCGCCCTGGCGGACGAAGTCGGTCAGCGCCGCCGCTGCCGGTGAAGTTGTGGTGCCGCCGAAGGACTGCGCCGGACCAAAGAGCACCTGCACCTGGTTGAGCTTGGCGGGGACGTCGGCCTCCGTGAGGACGAGCACCTTGTAGCCCGATTCACGCAGGACGCTGGCGACCTCCGGCAGGCCAATCACACCGACGACCGGGTCGGTCTTCCCGGCGGCCAGCCACTTCGCGATGTTCCCGGTGAGTTGGCGGTTGTCGACGCTCTTGAGGGACGCCCCACCGAAGAAGCCGCCGTGACCTGCGGCGAACAACCGACCCTTGCCGTAGTGAGCAGCGGCAAGGAAGGGTGCCCGGTACTTGCCCGTGCGTGCTGTGGCGACGACGAAGGCCTGATCGCCCGACACGACGATGGCCGCAGGGATGCAGCCGGGCGCGATCAGTAGCCGCGTGCCCTTCAGGAGCGCGTCAACATCCTCGGGCGCCGCGAGACTGACGACTTGTGAGGAGATGAGCAGAAGCAGCGCGAGAGCAGCGGTGGCCAGGCGGGCACGCATCACAGATCAGCTCCTTGTGTGTTGCGAACTGGGGCCCTTGGTCCGCGCCGACGTGCGTCAGATCACCTTGAGCAGCATCAGGAGGCCCATCACGATGAAGGCTGCACCGGCCAGGTAGCGGATGATCTGCTCCGGGAAGCACGTTGCGCAGAGCTGGCCAAGAACCACGCCGAGTGCGCTGACGATCGTCAGGGCAAGCGCGGCGCCGGCGAGCACGAGATAGGGGCTGTTGAACTTCGCTGACTGGGTGATGACGGCGAGCTGTGTCTTGTCGCCGAGCTCGGCAAGAAGCAGGAGCGTAAAGGTAGATACGAAGGGCTTCCAATCCACGGTAGGGACCTCCAATATGCACTGACGCGCCGCAGCCGGTAGCTGCGGCGCGTCAGTATTGTACCATAGGGCAAGGGCTGCGAGGTAGCCGTGACGTCAGCACGTCCAACCGACGGCGACCAGAAGCCCTCCTGGCGCTAGAGCGATGGGATCGCGAGGTTCGTCGCACCCGTGTCGGCCGCCTGCTGAGCGGTGAGCGCAACCATCGTCGAGCGGAAGCACTCTTCTCGGCACAGGAAGGGCTCGGCCCCGAACTCGACCTGCCGGGCGAAGTCCTCGAAGGGATCCACGCCGGGACCTTCGGCCTGCTCTATCACGGCTTCAGGCTCCCCGGCACGCTGGAGGATCAGCCGCTTGTCGCTCTCGTAGGCCAGATGGCCCTCGCTTCCCCAGAGGAAGAAACGCCAGTGAGCGGCATGACCCGCAGGTGCCAGGTAGGAGCAGTCGCCCATCATGCGGGCACCGTCCTCCATTTGCAGGAAGCTCTGGGCCGACTGCTGGAAGTGCTCCGGTGCCGGTGAGCCCTGAACAGGTCCGGCGGCCGCGCTCAGCACGTGGCTGAACTCCTTGCCGGTGATCCAGCGCAGCATGTCGAAGCCGTGGATCATGATGTCATTGATCGTGCCGCCCTGCTTGCCGGGCTCGAAGTACCACCCTGGACGCGAGCCCCAGTTCAGCGGGTGCAGCCCGAAGACGGTGGCCGTCGCGAGGTTGCCGATCGCGCCCGAGCGGACCAGGTCGCGCATCTTCATCGCAAGTCCGCTGTAGCGCATGGTGAAGTCGGCGTGGACGACCAGGTTCTTCTCACGGGCCAGAGCGGCGATCTGCCGCAACTGGTCGACCTCGGTGCACAGGGGCTTGTCCGTCACGACATGCTTACCCGCTTCGAGGGCTTTGATCAGGATCGGCCCGCGACGGGCGAAGTAGTCGATGCAGGCCAGGGCGTCGAAGTCGACCTCCTGCAAGACCTGGTCGAAGGTGTCGTGGGTCAGTGTGACCCCCAACTGCACCGGGATCTGGTCGCGCGCAGCGGGATCCTCCTCGACACAGGCCACCACATCGACGTGTTCGAGCCGCTGCGCCGTCTGGTAGAGGGCGGCAGCGTGAGCGTGACGGAACCCCACGATCGCTAGTCTCATGAAGCAGGCTCCTCAGCCGGAACGGTCTCGCCGTAGGCCCTGGCGAGTCGCTTCTCAGAGACAGGCACGGTGACAAGGCTCACGAGCGGTACCAGAACGAGGGAGACGATCATGCCCAGGGACGCCGCCACCGGAGCGTTCGCAGGCCCGAGGACGAAGAAGCCGCCGACGGAAGTGATCAGACCGCACAGAAGGCCACAGACTGCGCCGGCCGGAGTAGTCTTGCGCCACAGAATACCCCAGACGAAGGGGCCGATGAAGGCGCCGGAGAGGGCACCCCAGGACATGGACATCAAGGTGACGATGGCACCGACCTTGCCGGCAGCCATGATCACCGAGAGCGCCACGAAGACGCCGCAGAGGACCCGCATGAGCAGAAGACCGTGCCTGGATTCCTGGCCCTTGCGGTTCCGGGCTCCGAGCAGGTCGACGGTGATCGCGGCGCTGGAGACCAGCACCAGCGAGGACAGCGTGGACATCGAGGCAGCCAGGACGACCAACAGGACGACTACCGAGAACCAGGTCGGAGTGTACTTGGTGAGCAGCTCCGGCGTGATCTTGTCGAAGTCGGGACCGTGTCCGTTGGCCAGTTGCGGGAGGTCTGCAGCGCTGGCATAGAAGTGATGGGAGAGACCGCCGCAGTAGTAGGCGCTGAAGGAGATAATCGCCGAGAAGATGGTGGCGATGATGATCCCGCGCTTGATGGCATCGCGGCTCTTGATCGAATAGAACTTCTGGACCATCTGCGGCAAGCCCATCGGCCCGACGCTGGTCATGAACACGAGCCCCAGCAGCGAGATGAAGCCCGGGAACAGCGGTGCGGGCGCACCGGGAGGCGGCGGATTGAGCGCCGGAGCGCTGGCTGGCAAGAGCCCTTGCTCGAAGGAGCCGAATACTCCCAGACCGGTCGCCTGGGCCAGGAGCAGCACCATGATGATGACGCCGAAAATCTGCATCACACCCTGCACCATGTCGGTGAGGGTCACTGCGAAGTACCCGCCCATGACCAGATACACGCCGGTCAGCACGGCCATGAAGATGATCGCCTGGAGGTAGCCGATCCCCAGGTTCACCTCGAACAGGTGCGAGAGGCCCTGGTAGACGCCAGCGGAATAGGGAACAAGAAAGACAAAGATGATGATCGCCGAGAGCGGCTTGAGCCAACTGACGCCATAGCGGGCTGCGAGGAACTCCGGCATGGTGATGGCGTCGAGACGCTCGGTCATCTCTCGTGTCTTGGTGGCAAGTAGCGCCCAGGCCAGAGCTGTGCCGATCACGGCGTTACCCAGAGCGACCCACAGGGCGTGCATCCCGAAGCCCCAACCGATCTTGCCGGCAAAACCAACGAAGAGAACAGCGGAGAAGTACGTGGTGCCGTAGGCCATGGCGGAAACCCAGGGCCCGATGGTGCGGCCGCCGATGAAGAAGTCACCGACGTTCTTGGTGCGACGCATCGACCACCAGCCAATGCCGAGCATGACGCAGATGTACAGCAGAACCGCAAGACCTTTGCCAAACGTTTCCAAGTGAGAACCCTCCCAGGGCTACGACGAATCTGAACACCCTTCCGTCTCACCGGTTACGCGGCTGTGCCTCTCTCCCGAAGCACAGGCCCCGCGCCTCCCACCGCGACGGGCGGCGATGTTGTCTACTGGGCGTCAAGGCCCAGCTCTTTAGCGACACGCTGCAGCCCCTCACTGGGGGGCCACATCGATATCGCCTGTTTCACCATCCTTCGGCCTTCGTCAACCTCTCCCAACAGGGCGAGACAGGTGCCCCAGGCCAGCAGGACCTCGGGTTCGTTCTGGCTCTTCTCCCATGCGGCCTGAAGGGGAAGCAACGCCTCCACGGGGCTTGCCCCTTGCTTGAGCAGGACTACACCGAGTCCCAGATTGGCCGCAGAAGAGGAGTCATCGTAGTTGGTGGCCATGCGGAAGGACTCCTCGGCCGCCTTCCACTGGCGTTGCTCGGCGTATATGCGCCCTAGCCAGGTGTAAGACCTCCCACTGGGTTTGCGCGTTTTGATCTCCTCTGAGGCGAGGAGCGCCTGCGCCCAGTTGCCCTCCTGGGCCAGGAATCCGACCATAACCTCCAGCGCCGTCGTGCTCTTGGGGTCAGCATCGGCGGCGGCCCGCAGGTGCTCGTACATGGACTTCTTGTCGGCCATGGAGAAACACGCAACGGCTGCGAAGGTGAGCGCTTCCGCCTTGAGCGAGGGGATCTGCTCGGACAGCTTGAGGTAGTCGTCGCGACAGGAGGTCAGCACCCGCCGCTGGGCGTCATCCAGGCTGTCCCAGAGGGGCTTGTCAAGGCCGCCGGACATCTGCGAGGTGAAGAAGGGCATCATCTTGGCTGAGACGGCATACTCGGCCAGACGTGGGAAACCCGGGGCCAGCGCAGACGCCTTCTTGAGGATCTCGCTCATTTCCTCGAAGGCCCCAAGACGTTTGAGCCCTGACTTGGGGTCCGCGCGCAACTCCAGCACCTCGGGCAGCCACTTGGCGATGAACAGCATCACCTGTGGACGGGGATCATCGGGTGCGAGCCGCAGGGCTTCTTTGGCCTCGGACTCGGCGGCCTCCAGGTGCCCGCGCATGAGCTGGGGCATGTTCAGGCTGTGGGCCATCACCGCGTGCTTGGCGTGCAGGTCGGCTGCCAGCTCATGGGGCTTCCACAGCGTCTCGTCCGCCACCATCGCCAGCTCGATCTGGGTGGCTGCATCCTCATCGCGCGACAGGGCGACCAGTACCTCTGCATAGCCGGTGTGGGCACGAGCATTCTGCGGCTCCGCCTGGAGGAGCTTGTCGTAGCCTTCTGCTGCCTTCTGATAGCTGGTGGCCGCATCGTCATAGCGCCCGAGTTGCTGCTGCAGGCGAGCCAGTCGCAGCCACAGATCGGGCCGCTCCCCGGCCTTGAGCTCCTCCTGCACCTTTGCGACGTCGCCCTCCGGGTCAAGCGAATCGGGGATCCGCAGGTCGCTCGTAGCGAAGGTGACGTTGAGGTTCAGCGCGATCTTGGGGAGCTGCAACTCCTGGATCAGCACGCCGGGATCAAGAGCGAAGGCAGGCGACACGACGGCGGCAAGACATGCCGTCGCCAGGGCCCTCCAGGTAACGCATCGTAGGGAACGGCTACACCGTGCGCCCAATTTGTGCTCCTTCCCAGATCGCATGATGCAGCGTGCGTGCCTCCACGCAATCGCCGATCGAGTAGACCTGCAGCCCCGGCGGTGCAGCCTCGGGAGCCGGGCCCTGCTGTGAGCGATGGCCCAGGGCGAGCACCACGGAACCCGCGGGCAAGCTCCTCAGGACGCCCTCGCTTCCCCGGACTGTCACCGTGCCCTCGGCAACGCTCAGCACCTCGCAGGCTGTATACACCTTTACGCCGAGGTCCGCAAGTTGCCGGGCGACGAAGTGCTGAACTCCAGCAGCCATCCGCGGCCCAACAAGGGGCTCCCTTTCGAGCAGCGTCACCTCGTGCCCACGTCGCGCCAGATGCAGGGCGGCAAGGCAGCCGGACTCCCCGGCACCAAGGATCGTCACCACGTGCGAGAGGGGCCTCTGCGGGTTCTGAAGGCAGTCGAGGACATCGACGACCGTGCCTGAGACGCCGCCGACCACGGACTCCCGCGCCGTCGCAGGTCGTGAGCCCGTTGCGATCACTACCACGTCGGGAGCTGCCGCGGCAATCGTCTCCCAATCAGCCTTCTGCTGCCAGAGCACCTGCACACCCGAGGCGTCCAGAGCGCCGACCATGCTGCCCAGGAGATCGGCGAAGGCGCCGCTCCGGTCTGCACAGACCAGGTCGGCGAGACGGCCTCCCAAGGTCGGCCGTTGCTCCCAGAGAGTCACCTCGTGTCCGCGCCGGGCGGCCACGGCTGCAGCCGTCATCCCGGCCGGTCCGCCGCCGATCACCAGCACCTTGCGCCTCGGCTCGGCAGGTGGCAGGGCATCGTCTTCCCACTCCGCCTCGTGACCGGTGGTGGGGTTCGTGACGCACTCGCAGCCGGCTTCAGGATCACGGGCCTTCCCCAGGCATCCCAGGTTGCACTGCACGCAGGTGATGATATCGCGCTCTCGGCCCTGGCGCGCTTTGTTGGCCCATTCCGGATCGGCCAGCAGAGCTCGTCCCAGGGCGACGAGGTGGCACTGGCCTGCGCTCAGGGCTTCCTCGGCCCGCGCAGGAGTGCGCAGGTTGCCGACACCAATCACCGGCACACTGACCACCCGCGCTACGGCGGCGGCGAGAGGCAGCAGATGGCCCTGTGGCATCAGGAAGGGCGCTGAGGCGTAGGAGGAGGTCTCGCCGATCCCCGCCGAGACGTGGATCGCACAGTAGCCGTAGCCCTGGAGCAGGACGGCCACCTGCTGCATCATCTCCGGCGTCATCCCGCCGGGAACGTACTCCTCGGCGGACACCCGACACCACACGGGGAAGTCCTGTCCACAACGCTTGCGGATGGCGGCGATCACCTCAGCGGCAAAGCGCGTGCGTTTCCGCAGATCGCCACCGTAGGCGTCGGTGCGCCGGTTGAGGTGCGGCGAAAGGAAGGAGCAGCCCAGGTAGCCGTGGGCCATGTGGACTTCGACCCCATCGAGGCCTGCCTGCCTGGCTCGTCGTGCACCCTCGCCAAAGGCCTCTACTGCCTCGCGGATCTCCCTGACCGTCATCTCGCGAGGCAGTCGTCCGTCGCGGCCGGTCGGGACGGCCGAGGGCGAAAGCGTCTCCTGGCCGATGACCTGCACACTCGCCTGGCGTCCACCGTGCTGAAGCTGCAGCGCGATTCGGCCACCGGCCTCATGTACGGCATCGGCGAGGCGGCGGAAGCCGTCGATGTAGGTGTCATCGAGGATTGCCAGCATTCGCGGAGCCGTCAGCCCCAGCGGGTGGACCGCCGTGTGCTCGACGATGTTCAGCCCTGTGCCGCCGCGCGCACGCGCCACATGATAGGCGATCAGCCGATCCGTCACGCGGTGCTGAAGGTCCGCGTAATGGGTCCCCATCGGCGCCATGACGATGCGGTTCGGCAACTCCAGGCCGCCCAGGGAAAGGGGAGAGAAGAGTCTGGGATAGCGCATAGGCTCCGGGACCTTCGTGATCATGCAAATCCACTACTGGACTGTTCGCCGCTACCGTGCCTTTGCCCTCCGTCTCGGCGCTTGTGGCAGGAGTCGCCTCCTACACCCCGAATCCTTCCAAGGGTCCTGCCTGGCCTAGTGACGAGCCGGGAGGCCGTCACAGGGGATGCAGCCGGGTAGGTTTTGACCTGGAAAGGATGATGGTGGATGCGTGTCTCGGTAGGTGTGTTGGTCTGTCTTCTGCTCCTGGTCGTGTCCTGCTGGTCCTTTTGCGCGGAGGAAACAGCCACTCTATCGTCTTCGAACGAGACCGCACTGGAGAAGCTGCCGACCGTCTCGCCCAAACTGCCGAGCGAAACGAAACTGGTTCTGCCGGAGCTCAGCAACCTGGTTCTGGCGGCCGACCGGGCGGCAATCCCGGGCACGATTCGACGTCTCCCCGATGCCGCCGGGGCGATTGCCCCCTGGTTCGTACGACCTCGCGCCGCTAGTCTGCATAGCTTCTGCATCGGGCGCTGGCTGTGGGATCCGCCGGCCGCCCGACGAAGGATCCTCTACTACTGCGACTCGAACGACCGGCGCATCTTCTTCTCCGTGGGCCCCGGTCACGAGGCGGTTCTCGGCGTCCACAGAACCCTGGTGCGTGAGGTCTGCTTCGGCCCGGGGAACCAGTTGTACTTCTCCGAGGCCAGTGGCGCCCAGGCCGACGGCAAGGTCTTCCGCATCGTCCCCGGGGCCGGAGTGGTCCTGTATGCCACGGTCAGCATCGGGCGCATCGGCGGGTTCTGGTCGGGCAACTTCGGCTTCGATCGATCCGGCATGATGTACGTGTCAAACGGCAACCTCGCTGCTTCGGCTCTGTGGCGGTACCCAATCGGAGCCATGCCGGTTCCGCTGTTCCGGCACCCCAACCTGAGTGGGTTCTTCGTCCGCCAGGGCGCTGAGGCGATGCGAGGGGTGTTCTTCAGCGACCTGACCAACGTGGTGAACTACCGGGTGATTGGTGGGGCGGGTGCGCCGGCTCACTACCCCGGCCCTGCGCGTTGCGAGTTCTGTGACGTCTGGGTGCCGTCCTAGATTGAGGAGGAAGGCGAGGCACAGCGGCCTTGTTCCGCACGAGGCCGGCAGGCTGTGGCCCGCGAGGAAGGACTTGGCGTCTGGAGAGCGAAATAGCTTCGCTCATCAGTGCGAAGACCTGCCGGCGCGGGCCGGCATCGACACCTCAGGGAGGTTTGGGCATGGCCAAGAAGATCAAGGCCGCTGTGATCGGCGCCGGCGTCGGCAAGTACCACATCGAGGGCTACCAGTCGCATCCGGGCTGCGAGCTCGTGGCGCTGTCTGATATCAACAAAGCCGCTCTCGACGACACCTGCTGCAAGTTCGGCATCTCCAAGGGCTACACAGATTACAAGGAGATGCTGGCCGACCCGGAGATCGACTGTGTGAGCGTCTGCCTGCCGAATGCGCTGCACAAGTCCGTGGTCATCGACTGTCTCGAGGCCGGCAAGAATGTGCTGTGCGAGAAGCCACTGGCACGCGACGCCAAAGAGGGCGCCAAGATGGTTGCGGCGGCCGAGAAGGCCGGCAAGAAGTTCATGATCCAGTTCAACAACCGCTACCGGCCGGAGGCCCAGTTGCTCAAGAAGTACGTGCAGCAAGACGAGCTGGGCAAGCTGTACTTCGCGCGCTGCGGCTGGATTCGGCGCAATGGCATTCCCGGATGGGGCGGCTGGTTCACGAACCGCGACCTCGCCGGCGGCGGCCCGCTCATCGACCTGGCTGTGCACATGCTCGACCTGACCATGTGGCTGATGGGCAACCCCGAGCCGGTCACCGTCCTTGCCTCGACCTACTCGGCCTTCGGCCCGAAGATGGAAGCGCTGGGTCCCTGGGGCACTCCCAACCTCAAGGGCAAGTTCAACGTCGAGGACATGGCTGTGGCCATGATCAAGTTCGCCGGCGGCCAGACCATCTCGCTGGAGGCCTCCTGGGCCTCGCGCTGCAAGCGTGAGTGGGTCTACTCGACCCTCATGGGCGACAAGGCCGGTGCGAGCCTGGAGCGCGTCTTCGGCTTCGACGGCGTGGACGACACCTCGATCGACACGCTGGAGCTGTACACGCAGGAGAACGGCGTCCCGGTCAACCGTGAGCTGATCGTGCAGCCTGATCCGGCCATGGGTCGCCACTCCGCAGTGAGCCACTTCGTGGACTGCCTGCTCGACGATTCCGTCGAGATGATCTCCCCGGCGACCGACGGCCTGCGCATCATGAAGATCCTGGATGCCGCCTACAAGTCGGCGGAGACCGGCAAGGCCGTCAACATCAAGTAGGTTGCAGGACCGACTGAACCGGAGCGAACAGAAGGGCCGAGGCAGATGCCTCGGCCCTTTGACTCACCTTTAGGTTCGGCGGAACGAGCCGTCTACTTCCCCTTCGCGGCCTTCAGTACTGTGGCCGCGTCCGCATACCCCTTCAGGAACTCATACAGGGTCTTGCCGTCTTCGCCCATCGCGGCGGAGTCCGCTTCCGCCGTTTCTTCCTTCGTATCGAGGCGCTTCAGGAGGGCGGCGGAGGGTACCAGCCACGCGCTCTTGGACTTCTCGGCAAGCAGAACCACGTACTGCGCGCTCTTCACTCGAGTCACCGGGAGGTTCCACACCAGGGCCTCGCTGGCTTTGTCCTCTTCGGCCCGGTAGACCTGGACCGAGTACAACTGTCTGGCGCCTGTGCCCGTCGCGAGCAGATCGAAGGGAGCCTCCTTCGCCTCAGGCAGGTACACCGCAAGACCCGCTCCCT is a window encoding:
- a CDS encoding 1,4-alpha-glucan branching protein domain-containing protein; this encodes MKSPFGAFVMILHGHIPYVLGHGTWPHGSNMIYEAAAETYIPLLWALEELVHEGISPNITISLSPITVEQLADERFKMWFEAYLTDKQKTAQRDAAEFQARGDGHLAFLAGQWEGRYRSVCEAFIDGYDRDLVAAFRRLQDGGHIEVMTCAATHGYLPLLHEDASIQAQILQSVQTYEQHFGRRPRGIWLPECAYRPRCRWAPPPEIGYPETPYPRKGIEEFLGENGFDYFVVDTHMLGGGNPLPVSVSREDTLGKAWGHIRHVREASPYYGAKTPYRPYFVGDRFEDHPPVAILVRDPDTSQQVWSGWRGYPGDYCYLEFHKKHMPGDLRYWRVTDDLNDLSSKAPYEPQLANDRLQEHAGHFLSLVKEKLRNAPWEGGMPLVCAPFDAELFGHWWFEGPRWMSKMLRWMNQDPEISVMTASAYLAAHSPDRATALPEGSWGAGGGHYVWMNNETAWTWHRVYDAEKDFRALVREHGRGHDEVMQRLVRQAARELLLLQASDWQFLITTWSARDYAEARLNSHYNDFKSLMRVARDYAAGRVVSDASWAAVGRISDRDRPFAKIDPTWWGRVKRPAIG
- a CDS encoding M60 family metallopeptidase, whose amino-acid sequence is MRARLATAALALLLLISSQVVSLAAPEDVDALLKGTRLLIAPGCIPAAIVVSGDQAFVVATARTGKYRAPFLAAAHYGKGRLFAAGHGGFFGGASLKSVDNRQLTGNIAKWLAAGKTDPVVGVIGLPEVASVLRESGYKVLVLTEADVPAKLNQVQVLFGPAQSFGGTTTSPAAAALTDFVRQGGGLFLHACSWGWQQLNPGRDVRTEMGGNRICAPMGITWADAMVDETDPKGYLTAPAELELTQSSVALSRLAQGTEIPEAENAQIGSTLSLALRALPPDDQFINPRLNSLIAERGEQALPTDKAPVTVKQPFARLSIIRDFSQMRNVPVPQVKAYPSAASFPGSVPADAPRVSRQVSLDTAVPAWHSLGLYAAPGESVTVTLPAAAVGKGLSVRIGSHTDKLWGLDSWKRFPEISRSWKLSSAETTVASPFGGLVYVEVPENCKLGSLSVGVSGAVEAPLYELGKTSLDQWRSTIRQAPGPWAELASSKVILTVPAEHVRTLDDPEQLMRLWDQVLDTEADFAGIPHERKRPERICSDEQISAGYMHSGYPIMTWLDAPARMVSYDKIKAGDWGLFHELGHNHQSGNYTFGGTGEVTVNLFTMYVFDKVCGQPVVTGRVSADKMDKKVADYLAAGAPFDKWKSDPFLALRMYAQLQEGFGWDPFRVVINQYRKAPAAELPKNDDEKRDQWMVRFSRQVGKNLGPFFQTWGVPTSEKARQSIADLPAWMPPNFPPAKTQ
- a CDS encoding TMEM165/GDT1 family protein is translated as MDWKPFVSTFTLLLLAELGDKTQLAVITQSAKFNSPYLVLAGAALALTIVSALGVVLGQLCATCFPEQIIRYLAGAAFIVMGLLMLLKVI
- a CDS encoding Gfo/Idh/MocA family oxidoreductase, translated to MRLAIVGFRHAHAAALYQTAQRLEHVDVVACVEEDPAARDQIPVQLGVTLTHDTFDQVLQEVDFDALACIDYFARRGPILIKALEAGKHVVTDKPLCTEVDQLRQIAALAREKNLVVHADFTMRYSGLAMKMRDLVRSGAIGNLATATVFGLHPLNWGSRPGWYFEPGKQGGTINDIMIHGFDMLRWITGKEFSHVLSAAAGPVQGSPAPEHFQQSAQSFLQMEDGARMMGDCSYLAPAGHAAHWRFFLWGSEGHLAYESDKRLILQRAGEPEAVIEQAEGPGVDPFEDFARQVEFGAEPFLCREECFRSTMVALTAQQAADTGATNLAIPSL
- a CDS encoding tetratricopeptide repeat protein translates to MSPAFALDPGVLIQELQLPKIALNLNVTFATSDLRIPDSLDPEGDVAKVQEELKAGERPDLWLRLARLQQQLGRYDDAATSYQKAAEGYDKLLQAEPQNARAHTGYAEVLVALSRDEDAATQIELAMVADETLWKPHELAADLHAKHAVMAHSLNMPQLMRGHLEAAESEAKEALRLAPDDPRPQVMLFIAKWLPEVLELRADPKSGLKRLGAFEEMSEILKKASALAPGFPRLAEYAVSAKMMPFFTSQMSGGLDKPLWDSLDDAQRRVLTSCRDDYLKLSEQIPSLKAEALTFAAVACFSMADKKSMYEHLRAAADADPKSTTALEVMVGFLAQEGNWAQALLASEEIKTRKPSGRSYTWLGRIYAEQRQWKAAEESFRMATNYDDSSSAANLGLGVVLLKQGASPVEALLPLQAAWEKSQNEPEVLLAWGTCLALLGEVDEGRRMVKQAISMWPPSEGLQRVAKELGLDAQ